In Gadus chalcogrammus isolate NIFS_2021 chromosome 23, NIFS_Gcha_1.0, whole genome shotgun sequence, a genomic segment contains:
- the LOC130377001 gene encoding LOW QUALITY PROTEIN: keratin-associated protein 4-3 (The sequence of the model RefSeq protein was modified relative to this genomic sequence to represent the inferred CDS: substituted 1 base at 1 genomic stop codon) produces MQACVCASICSNTRKVNRRTGGLALLVHVRLTTLPSDTVGGLTEACDLLTGSSSGEAAGESCCSESCCSESWCSESCCSESCCSESCCSVSRCSESCCSESCCVESCCVESCCSESCCVESCCVESCCSESCCVESCCVESCCSESCCSESWSSESCCSXSWCRESSRIESCCTESCCSKSCCIPISFQ; encoded by the exons atgcaggcgtgcgtgtgtgcgtccatctgttcaaacacacgcaaa GTGAACCGGAGAACGGGGGGGTTGGCTCTGCTGGTGCACGTCAGGTTGACCACACTGCCCAGCGACACCGTGGGGGGGCTGACGGAGGCCTGC GACCTCCTGACTGGTTCCAGCTCAGGTGAGGCGGCTGG TGAGTCCTGCTGTAGTGAGTCCTGCTGTAGTGAGTCCTGGTGTAGTGAGTCCTGCTGTAGTGAGTCCTGCTGTAGTGAGTCCTGCTGTAGTGTGTCCCGCTGTAGTGAGTCCTGCTGTAGTGAGTCCTGCTGTGTCGAGTCCTGCTGTGTCGAGTCCTGCTGTAGTGAGTCCTGCTGTGTCGAGTCCTGCTGTGTCGAGTCCTGCTGTAGTGAGTCCTGCTGCGTCGAGTCCTGCTGTGTCGAGTCCTGCTGTAGTGAGTCCTGCTGTAGTGAATCCTGGTCTAGTGAGTCCTGCTGTAGTTAGTCCTGGTGTAGAGAGTCCTCCCGTATTGAGTCCTGCTGTACTGAGTCCTGCTGTAGTA
- the LOC130377498 gene encoding carcinoembryonic antigen-related cell adhesion molecule 5-like isoform X1: MMQEMRLTRYITMIKLEMLLNVIFVSGGEGSCAAALNASMPNKMEALSDTCLQIPCSFDSVPSNQFDKNKPILSAWFRSTTNVKNVVFYSNLQKNIYPISIIGNMTEYNCTTVFTNIIRSYADVYYFRVESPSFRATDICNPLTITVKDSAPAPSIQTLQEGPLTEGSRVTFTCRAIAPCPTQPPHLSWNQSGGPEGRPEPHGDQEPNVRTRRLDITLSDRHDGVRLTCLAEYPVNNSAGGPSIRTAESVVTLNVSYSPKDTQASVSPPTVSLGSVVNLTCTSRANPPVLRFTWFRSSAEGPLNVSDGSLYSFNVSSYRGIYYCVATNPSGNQTSKEITLSAVSGESDGLNVPLIVGGFFGTVFFIGLIICVLWLLKKRSTQQQNPIFEASDKQVEEEIHYGEIDFAKRGAVQNPVFPQGEEQTSEYVEITAQQAKNSQIRAELERS; encoded by the exons ATGATGCAGGAGATGAGGTTAACAAGATACATCACGATGATCAAGTTGGAAATGCTACTGAATGTCATCTTTGTTTCGG GTGGTGAGGGATCCTGTGCTGCAGCCCTTAATGCATCTATGCCAAACAAGATGGAGGCATTGAGCGACACTTGTTTGCAAATTCCATGTTCATTTGATTCCGTACCATCAAATCAATTCGATAAAAACAAACCCATTTTGAGTGCATGGTTCAGATCAACCACCAATGTTAAAAATGTGGTTTTTTACAGCAacttacaaaaaaatatatatccaaTTAGTATCATTGGGAATATGACAGAATACAACTGCACAACTGTTTTTACAAACATAATCAGAAGTTATGCTGACGTGTATTACTTCAGAGTGGAAAGCCCCAGTTTCAGGGCAACTGACATCTGCAATCCTCTTACAATCACAGTTAAAG ATTCAGCCCCAGCACCCTCCATACAGACCCTCCAGGAGGGACCACTAACGGAGGGGAGCAGGGTAACGTTCACCTGCAGGGCCATCGCACCCTGTCCCACCCAGCCGCCTCACCTGAGCTGGAACCAGTCAGGAGGTCCTGAGGGCCGGCCGGAACCGCACGGAGACCAAGAGCCTAACGTCAGGACCCGGCGGCTGGATATCACTCTGTCGGACCGACATGACGGGGTCCGCCTCACCTGTCTGGCAGAGTATCCCGTGAACAACTCAGCAGGCGGGCCCAGCATCAGAACAGCAGAGAGCGTTGTGACGCTCAACGTTTCCT ATTCCCCGAAGGATACGCAGGCCTCCGTCAGCCCCCCCACGGTGTCGCTGGGCAGTGTGGTCAACCTGACGTGCACCAGCAGAGCCAACCCCCCCGTTCTCCGGTTCACCTGGTTCAGGAGCAGTGCGGAGGGACCCCTGAACGTGTCAGATGGATCTTTATACAGCTTCAATGTGTCCAGCTACAGAGGAATCTACTACTGCGTGGCCACGAATCCCTCGGGAAACCAAACATCAAAAGAGATTACGCTGTCAGCGGTCAGCGGTGAAAGCGATG GATTGAATGTCCCTCTGATAGTTGGTGGATTCTTTGGAACCGTCTTCTTTATTGGTCTGATCATCTGTGTCCT GTGGTTACTGAAGAAACGTTCAACACAGCAACAG AATCCAATATTCGAGGCGTCAGACAAGCAGGTGGAAGAGGAGATCCACTACGGAGAGATCGACTTTGCCAAGCGAGGTGCTGTGCAGAACCCGGTGTTCccccagggggaggagcagaccTCAGAGTACGTTGAGATCACTGCTCAACAGGCTAAGAACTCACAGATCAGGGCTGAACTGGAGAGGAGCTGA
- the LOC130377498 gene encoding carcinoembryonic antigen-related cell adhesion molecule 5-like isoform X2: MRLTRYITMIKLEMLLNVIFVSGGEGSCAAALNASMPNKMEALSDTCLQIPCSFDSVPSNQFDKNKPILSAWFRSTTNVKNVVFYSNLQKNIYPISIIGNMTEYNCTTVFTNIIRSYADVYYFRVESPSFRATDICNPLTITVKDSAPAPSIQTLQEGPLTEGSRVTFTCRAIAPCPTQPPHLSWNQSGGPEGRPEPHGDQEPNVRTRRLDITLSDRHDGVRLTCLAEYPVNNSAGGPSIRTAESVVTLNVSYSPKDTQASVSPPTVSLGSVVNLTCTSRANPPVLRFTWFRSSAEGPLNVSDGSLYSFNVSSYRGIYYCVATNPSGNQTSKEITLSAVSGESDGLNVPLIVGGFFGTVFFIGLIICVLWLLKKRSTQQQNPIFEASDKQVEEEIHYGEIDFAKRGAVQNPVFPQGEEQTSEYVEITAQQAKNSQIRAELERS, from the exons ATGAGGTTAACAAGATACATCACGATGATCAAGTTGGAAATGCTACTGAATGTCATCTTTGTTTCGG GTGGTGAGGGATCCTGTGCTGCAGCCCTTAATGCATCTATGCCAAACAAGATGGAGGCATTGAGCGACACTTGTTTGCAAATTCCATGTTCATTTGATTCCGTACCATCAAATCAATTCGATAAAAACAAACCCATTTTGAGTGCATGGTTCAGATCAACCACCAATGTTAAAAATGTGGTTTTTTACAGCAacttacaaaaaaatatatatccaaTTAGTATCATTGGGAATATGACAGAATACAACTGCACAACTGTTTTTACAAACATAATCAGAAGTTATGCTGACGTGTATTACTTCAGAGTGGAAAGCCCCAGTTTCAGGGCAACTGACATCTGCAATCCTCTTACAATCACAGTTAAAG ATTCAGCCCCAGCACCCTCCATACAGACCCTCCAGGAGGGACCACTAACGGAGGGGAGCAGGGTAACGTTCACCTGCAGGGCCATCGCACCCTGTCCCACCCAGCCGCCTCACCTGAGCTGGAACCAGTCAGGAGGTCCTGAGGGCCGGCCGGAACCGCACGGAGACCAAGAGCCTAACGTCAGGACCCGGCGGCTGGATATCACTCTGTCGGACCGACATGACGGGGTCCGCCTCACCTGTCTGGCAGAGTATCCCGTGAACAACTCAGCAGGCGGGCCCAGCATCAGAACAGCAGAGAGCGTTGTGACGCTCAACGTTTCCT ATTCCCCGAAGGATACGCAGGCCTCCGTCAGCCCCCCCACGGTGTCGCTGGGCAGTGTGGTCAACCTGACGTGCACCAGCAGAGCCAACCCCCCCGTTCTCCGGTTCACCTGGTTCAGGAGCAGTGCGGAGGGACCCCTGAACGTGTCAGATGGATCTTTATACAGCTTCAATGTGTCCAGCTACAGAGGAATCTACTACTGCGTGGCCACGAATCCCTCGGGAAACCAAACATCAAAAGAGATTACGCTGTCAGCGGTCAGCGGTGAAAGCGATG GATTGAATGTCCCTCTGATAGTTGGTGGATTCTTTGGAACCGTCTTCTTTATTGGTCTGATCATCTGTGTCCT GTGGTTACTGAAGAAACGTTCAACACAGCAACAG AATCCAATATTCGAGGCGTCAGACAAGCAGGTGGAAGAGGAGATCCACTACGGAGAGATCGACTTTGCCAAGCGAGGTGCTGTGCAGAACCCGGTGTTCccccagggggaggagcagaccTCAGAGTACGTTGAGATCACTGCTCAACAGGCTAAGAACTCACAGATCAGGGCTGAACTGGAGAGGAGCTGA
- the LOC130377498 gene encoding carcinoembryonic antigen-related cell adhesion molecule 6-like isoform X3, giving the protein MLHSFIWILNLHFSLKQMFLKNNHVDSAPAPSIQTLQEGPLTEGSRVTFTCRAIAPCPTQPPHLSWNQSGGPEGRPEPHGDQEPNVRTRRLDITLSDRHDGVRLTCLAEYPVNNSAGGPSIRTAESVVTLNVSYSPKDTQASVSPPTVSLGSVVNLTCTSRANPPVLRFTWFRSSAEGPLNVSDGSLYSFNVSSYRGIYYCVATNPSGNQTSKEITLSAVSGESDGLNVPLIVGGFFGTVFFIGLIICVLWLLKKRSTQQQNPIFEASDKQVEEEIHYGEIDFAKRGAVQNPVFPQGEEQTSEYVEITAQQAKNSQIRAELERS; this is encoded by the exons ATGCTGCATTCATTCATATGGATATTAAACCTACATTTCAGCCTAAAACAAATGTTTCTTAAAAACAACCACGTAGATTCAGCCCCAGCACCCTCCATACAGACCCTCCAGGAGGGACCACTAACGGAGGGGAGCAGGGTAACGTTCACCTGCAGGGCCATCGCACCCTGTCCCACCCAGCCGCCTCACCTGAGCTGGAACCAGTCAGGAGGTCCTGAGGGCCGGCCGGAACCGCACGGAGACCAAGAGCCTAACGTCAGGACCCGGCGGCTGGATATCACTCTGTCGGACCGACATGACGGGGTCCGCCTCACCTGTCTGGCAGAGTATCCCGTGAACAACTCAGCAGGCGGGCCCAGCATCAGAACAGCAGAGAGCGTTGTGACGCTCAACGTTTCCT ATTCCCCGAAGGATACGCAGGCCTCCGTCAGCCCCCCCACGGTGTCGCTGGGCAGTGTGGTCAACCTGACGTGCACCAGCAGAGCCAACCCCCCCGTTCTCCGGTTCACCTGGTTCAGGAGCAGTGCGGAGGGACCCCTGAACGTGTCAGATGGATCTTTATACAGCTTCAATGTGTCCAGCTACAGAGGAATCTACTACTGCGTGGCCACGAATCCCTCGGGAAACCAAACATCAAAAGAGATTACGCTGTCAGCGGTCAGCGGTGAAAGCGATG GATTGAATGTCCCTCTGATAGTTGGTGGATTCTTTGGAACCGTCTTCTTTATTGGTCTGATCATCTGTGTCCT GTGGTTACTGAAGAAACGTTCAACACAGCAACAG AATCCAATATTCGAGGCGTCAGACAAGCAGGTGGAAGAGGAGATCCACTACGGAGAGATCGACTTTGCCAAGCGAGGTGCTGTGCAGAACCCGGTGTTCccccagggggaggagcagaccTCAGAGTACGTTGAGATCACTGCTCAACAGGCTAAGAACTCACAGATCAGGGCTGAACTGGAGAGGAGCTGA
- the LOC130377211 gene encoding carcinoembryonic antigen-related cell adhesion molecule 5-like isoform X3, producing the protein MMQEMRFTRYITMIKLEMLLNVIFVSGDEESCTAALNASMPNKMEALSDTCLQIPCSFDSVPSNKIDKNKNILGAWIKSDHSFDGRPENVVFHSNNQDNKYPISIIGNMTEYNCTTVFTNIITSYADVYYFRVESTGFRATDICNPLTITVKDSAPAPSIQTVQEGPLTEGSRVTFTCRAIAPCPTQPPHLSWNQSGGPEGRLEPHGDQEPNVRTRRLNITLSDRHDGVRLTCLAEYPVNVPAGGPSIRTAESVVTLNVSYSPKDTQASVSPPTVSLGSVVNLTCTSRANPPVLRFTWFRSSAEGPLNVSDGSLYSFNVSSYREIYYCVATNPLGNQTSKEITLTVSGESGLNVPLIVGGFFGTVFFIGLMICVLWLLKKPSTQQQNPIFEASDKQVEEEIHYGEIDFAKRGAVQNPVFPQGEEQTSEYVEITAQQAKNSQIRAELERS; encoded by the exons ATGATGCAGGAGATGAGGTTCACAAGATACATCACGATGATCAAGTTGGAAATGCTACTGAATGTCATCTTTGTTTCGG GTGATGAGGAATCCTGTACTGCAGCCCTTAATGCATCTATGCCAAACAAGATGGAGGCATTGAGTGACACCTGTTTGCAAATTCCATGTTCATTTGATTCAGTACcatcaaataaaatagataaaaacaaaaacattttgggTGCATGGATCAAATCTGACCACAGTTTTGACGGTCGTCCAGAAAATGTGGTTTTCCACAGCAACAATCAAGATAATAAGTATCCAATTAGTATCATTGGGAATATGACAGAATACAACTGCACAACTGTTTTTACAAACATAATCACAAGTTATGCTGACGTGTATTACTTCAGAGTGGAAAGCACCGGTTTCAGGGCAACTGACATCTGCAATCCTCTTACAATCACAGTTAAAG ATTCAGCCCCAGCACCCTCCATACAGACCGTCCAGGAGGGACCACTAACGGAGGGGAGCAGGGTAACGTTCACCTGCAGGGCCATCGCACCCTGTCCCACCCAGCCGCCTCACCTGAGCTGGAACCAGTCGGGAGGCCCTGAGGGCCGGCTGGAACCGCACGGAGACCAAGAGCCTAACGTCAGGACCCGGCGGCTGAATATCACTCTGTCGGACCGACATGACGGGGTCCGCCTCACCTGTCTGGCGGAGTATCCGGTGAACGTCCCAGCAGGCGGGCCCAGCATCAGAACAGCAGAGAGCGTTGTGACGCTCAACGTTTCCT ATTCCCCGAAGGATACCCAGGCCTCCGTCAGCCCCCCCACGGTGTCGCTGGGCAGTGTGGTCAACCTGACTTGCACCAGCAGAGCCAACCCCCCCGTTCTCCGGTTCACCTGGTTCCGGAGCAGTGCGGAGGGACCCCTGAACGTGTCGGATGGATCTTTGTACAGCTTCAATGTGTCCAGCTACAGAGAAATCTACTACTGCGTGGCCACGAATCCCTTGGGAAACCAAACATCAAAAGAGATTACGCTAACTGTCAGCGGTGAAAGCG GATTGAATGTCCCTCTGATAGTTGGTGGATTCTTTGGAACAGTCTTCTTTATTGGTCTGATGATCTGTGTCCT GTGGTTACTGAAGAAACCTTCAACACAGCAACAG AATCCAATATTCGAGGCGTCAGACAAGCAGGTGGAAGAGGAGATCCACTACGGAGAGATCGACTTTGCCAAGCGAGGTGCTGTGCAGAACCCGGTGTTCccccagggggaggagcagaccTCAGAGTACGTTGAGATCACTGCTCAACAGGCTAAGAACTCACAGATCAGGGCTGAACTGGAGAGGAGCTGA
- the LOC130377211 gene encoding carcinoembryonic antigen-related cell adhesion molecule 5-like isoform X1, whose product MMQEMRFTRYITMIKLEMLLNVIFVSGDEESCTAALNASMPNKMEALSDTCLQIPCSFDSVPSNKIDKNKNILGAWIKSDHSFDGRPENVVFHSNNQDNKYPISIIGNMTEYNCTTVFTNIITSYADVYYFRVESTGFRATDICNPLTITVKDSAPAPSIQTVQEGPLTEGSRVTFTCRAIAPCPTQPPHLSWNQSGGPEGRLEPHGDQEPNVRTRRLNITLSDRHDGVRLTCLAEYPVNVPAGGPSIRTAESVVTLNVSYSPKDTQASVSPPTVSLGSVVNLTCTSRANPPVLRFTWFRSSAEGPLNVSDGSLYSFNVSSYREIYYCVATNPLGNQTSKEITLTVSGESGLNVPLIVGGFFGTVFFIGLMICVLWLLKKPSTQQQLVCGGLSGADWLLCITKVGATHWWWLARSPPSLIQYSRRQTSRWKRRSTTERSTLPSEVLCRTRCSPRGRSRPQSTLRSLLNRLRTHRSGLNWRGAE is encoded by the exons ATGATGCAGGAGATGAGGTTCACAAGATACATCACGATGATCAAGTTGGAAATGCTACTGAATGTCATCTTTGTTTCGG GTGATGAGGAATCCTGTACTGCAGCCCTTAATGCATCTATGCCAAACAAGATGGAGGCATTGAGTGACACCTGTTTGCAAATTCCATGTTCATTTGATTCAGTACcatcaaataaaatagataaaaacaaaaacattttgggTGCATGGATCAAATCTGACCACAGTTTTGACGGTCGTCCAGAAAATGTGGTTTTCCACAGCAACAATCAAGATAATAAGTATCCAATTAGTATCATTGGGAATATGACAGAATACAACTGCACAACTGTTTTTACAAACATAATCACAAGTTATGCTGACGTGTATTACTTCAGAGTGGAAAGCACCGGTTTCAGGGCAACTGACATCTGCAATCCTCTTACAATCACAGTTAAAG ATTCAGCCCCAGCACCCTCCATACAGACCGTCCAGGAGGGACCACTAACGGAGGGGAGCAGGGTAACGTTCACCTGCAGGGCCATCGCACCCTGTCCCACCCAGCCGCCTCACCTGAGCTGGAACCAGTCGGGAGGCCCTGAGGGCCGGCTGGAACCGCACGGAGACCAAGAGCCTAACGTCAGGACCCGGCGGCTGAATATCACTCTGTCGGACCGACATGACGGGGTCCGCCTCACCTGTCTGGCGGAGTATCCGGTGAACGTCCCAGCAGGCGGGCCCAGCATCAGAACAGCAGAGAGCGTTGTGACGCTCAACGTTTCCT ATTCCCCGAAGGATACCCAGGCCTCCGTCAGCCCCCCCACGGTGTCGCTGGGCAGTGTGGTCAACCTGACTTGCACCAGCAGAGCCAACCCCCCCGTTCTCCGGTTCACCTGGTTCCGGAGCAGTGCGGAGGGACCCCTGAACGTGTCGGATGGATCTTTGTACAGCTTCAATGTGTCCAGCTACAGAGAAATCTACTACTGCGTGGCCACGAATCCCTTGGGAAACCAAACATCAAAAGAGATTACGCTAACTGTCAGCGGTGAAAGCG GATTGAATGTCCCTCTGATAGTTGGTGGATTCTTTGGAACAGTCTTCTTTATTGGTCTGATGATCTGTGTCCT GTGGTTACTGAAGAAACCTTCAACACAGCAACAG ctggtgtgtggtgggctttctggcgcagattggctgctgTGCATCACCAAAGTGGgcgctacacactggtggtggttagcgaggtcccccccttcact AATCCAATATTCGAGGCGTCAGACAAGCAGGTGGAAGAGGAGATCCACTACGGAGAGATCGACTTTGCCAAGCGAGGTGCTGTGCAGAACCCGGTGTTCccccagggggaggagcagaccTCAGAGTACGTTGAGATCACTGCTCAACAGGCTAAGAACTCACAGATCAGGGCTGAACTGGAGAGGAGCTGAATAG
- the LOC130377211 gene encoding carcinoembryonic antigen-related cell adhesion molecule 5-like isoform X2 produces the protein MRFTRYITMIKLEMLLNVIFVSGDEESCTAALNASMPNKMEALSDTCLQIPCSFDSVPSNKIDKNKNILGAWIKSDHSFDGRPENVVFHSNNQDNKYPISIIGNMTEYNCTTVFTNIITSYADVYYFRVESTGFRATDICNPLTITVKDSAPAPSIQTVQEGPLTEGSRVTFTCRAIAPCPTQPPHLSWNQSGGPEGRLEPHGDQEPNVRTRRLNITLSDRHDGVRLTCLAEYPVNVPAGGPSIRTAESVVTLNVSYSPKDTQASVSPPTVSLGSVVNLTCTSRANPPVLRFTWFRSSAEGPLNVSDGSLYSFNVSSYREIYYCVATNPLGNQTSKEITLTVSGESGLNVPLIVGGFFGTVFFIGLMICVLWLLKKPSTQQQLVCGGLSGADWLLCITKVGATHWWWLARSPPSLIQYSRRQTSRWKRRSTTERSTLPSEVLCRTRCSPRGRSRPQSTLRSLLNRLRTHRSGLNWRGAE, from the exons ATGAGGTTCACAAGATACATCACGATGATCAAGTTGGAAATGCTACTGAATGTCATCTTTGTTTCGG GTGATGAGGAATCCTGTACTGCAGCCCTTAATGCATCTATGCCAAACAAGATGGAGGCATTGAGTGACACCTGTTTGCAAATTCCATGTTCATTTGATTCAGTACcatcaaataaaatagataaaaacaaaaacattttgggTGCATGGATCAAATCTGACCACAGTTTTGACGGTCGTCCAGAAAATGTGGTTTTCCACAGCAACAATCAAGATAATAAGTATCCAATTAGTATCATTGGGAATATGACAGAATACAACTGCACAACTGTTTTTACAAACATAATCACAAGTTATGCTGACGTGTATTACTTCAGAGTGGAAAGCACCGGTTTCAGGGCAACTGACATCTGCAATCCTCTTACAATCACAGTTAAAG ATTCAGCCCCAGCACCCTCCATACAGACCGTCCAGGAGGGACCACTAACGGAGGGGAGCAGGGTAACGTTCACCTGCAGGGCCATCGCACCCTGTCCCACCCAGCCGCCTCACCTGAGCTGGAACCAGTCGGGAGGCCCTGAGGGCCGGCTGGAACCGCACGGAGACCAAGAGCCTAACGTCAGGACCCGGCGGCTGAATATCACTCTGTCGGACCGACATGACGGGGTCCGCCTCACCTGTCTGGCGGAGTATCCGGTGAACGTCCCAGCAGGCGGGCCCAGCATCAGAACAGCAGAGAGCGTTGTGACGCTCAACGTTTCCT ATTCCCCGAAGGATACCCAGGCCTCCGTCAGCCCCCCCACGGTGTCGCTGGGCAGTGTGGTCAACCTGACTTGCACCAGCAGAGCCAACCCCCCCGTTCTCCGGTTCACCTGGTTCCGGAGCAGTGCGGAGGGACCCCTGAACGTGTCGGATGGATCTTTGTACAGCTTCAATGTGTCCAGCTACAGAGAAATCTACTACTGCGTGGCCACGAATCCCTTGGGAAACCAAACATCAAAAGAGATTACGCTAACTGTCAGCGGTGAAAGCG GATTGAATGTCCCTCTGATAGTTGGTGGATTCTTTGGAACAGTCTTCTTTATTGGTCTGATGATCTGTGTCCT GTGGTTACTGAAGAAACCTTCAACACAGCAACAG ctggtgtgtggtgggctttctggcgcagattggctgctgTGCATCACCAAAGTGGgcgctacacactggtggtggttagcgaggtcccccccttcact AATCCAATATTCGAGGCGTCAGACAAGCAGGTGGAAGAGGAGATCCACTACGGAGAGATCGACTTTGCCAAGCGAGGTGCTGTGCAGAACCCGGTGTTCccccagggggaggagcagaccTCAGAGTACGTTGAGATCACTGCTCAACAGGCTAAGAACTCACAGATCAGGGCTGAACTGGAGAGGAGCTGAATAG